The Alphaproteobacteria bacterium genome contains a region encoding:
- a CDS encoding GntR family transcriptional regulator: MQRANPADPIGPLRLERGVGAGSIADQVFHTLRTSIVTLRLTPATALSEQDIADRLKVSRQPVREAFIKLSEIGLVRVLPQRGTFVTKISEKEVLDARFVREAVECAITRRASAGIAPSAVEELRDIIGEQRKAGRAKDEEQFFVLDDAFHRSLASAADCAYAWKVVEEAKGQMDRVRFLSIPDAMPTEVPIVQHQAILDAIAAGRGAAAERAMQQHLREIFKSLPRLAQAHPEMFETGDAAQRMKARLRKAPR; this comes from the coding sequence TTGCAACGCGCAAATCCTGCCGACCCGATCGGCCCGTTACGGCTGGAACGAGGTGTCGGTGCGGGCTCGATCGCCGATCAGGTATTCCACACGCTGCGTACCTCCATCGTGACGTTGCGTCTGACGCCCGCCACGGCGCTCTCCGAGCAGGACATCGCCGACCGCCTCAAGGTCAGCCGCCAGCCGGTGCGCGAGGCCTTCATCAAGCTCTCGGAAATCGGGCTGGTGCGCGTGCTGCCGCAGCGCGGCACCTTCGTGACGAAGATTTCCGAGAAAGAGGTGCTGGACGCGCGCTTCGTGCGCGAGGCGGTCGAATGCGCGATTACCCGGCGCGCCAGCGCCGGAATCGCTCCGTCCGCCGTCGAGGAGTTGCGCGACATCATCGGCGAGCAGCGCAAGGCGGGGCGCGCCAAGGACGAGGAGCAATTCTTCGTGCTCGACGACGCGTTTCATCGCAGCCTCGCGAGCGCGGCGGACTGCGCCTATGCGTGGAAGGTGGTCGAGGAGGCGAAGGGGCAGATGGACCGCGTGCGCTTCCTGAGCATTCCCGACGCGATGCCGACCGAGGTCCCGATCGTGCAGCACCAGGCGATCCTCGATGCGATCGCGGCCGGGCGCGGCGCCGCGGCCGAGCGCGCGATGCAGCAGCACCTGCGCGAGATCTTCAAATCGCTGCCGCGGCTCGCGCAGGCGCATCCGGAGATGTTCGAGACGGGGGATGCGGCGCAGCGCATGAAGGCACGGTTACGCAAGGCGCCGAGATAA
- a CDS encoding extracellular solute-binding protein: MHHFKIGRRGLVSAAALTAAALAFGEPALAQAPKSPQVINVVDVGGALALLQDAIEAYKTKNPTYVSRFTFTKAPAPELPGKLKAMQSANRTDIDLVLGGLDILSAGLEQNLWEPLLVKHAAKFPGVKDNYLDPAKKMQELAKDQALAVVFMPAGPLIEYNPAKVKEPPTTPAALLAWCKANPNKLVYARPANSGPGRTFLMGLPYMLGDKDPKDPVNGWEKTWAYLKDLNSCIEYYPTGTGIVMKELGEGTRDMTVTMSGWDINPRALGVVPKEYKVAPFDNMTWVNDTQFLMVPKGITGEKLDVVLDLIKFLLEPQQQAMTYDKGYFYPGPAVKNVPLSMAPKESQDVIKEYGRDEYAGWIAKFPHAQPLDSKQMVDAFRIWDQQVGAAKTK; encoded by the coding sequence ATGCATCATTTCAAGATCGGACGGCGCGGCCTGGTATCGGCCGCCGCCTTGACGGCCGCGGCGCTCGCGTTCGGAGAGCCGGCGCTCGCGCAGGCGCCGAAGTCGCCGCAGGTCATCAACGTGGTCGATGTCGGCGGCGCGCTCGCGCTGCTCCAGGACGCGATCGAAGCCTACAAGACCAAGAACCCGACCTACGTGTCGCGCTTCACCTTCACCAAGGCGCCGGCGCCCGAGCTTCCCGGCAAGCTCAAGGCGATGCAGTCGGCGAACCGCACCGACATCGACCTGGTGCTCGGCGGGCTCGACATTCTCTCGGCCGGCCTCGAGCAAAATCTCTGGGAGCCGCTGCTGGTGAAGCACGCGGCGAAATTCCCGGGCGTGAAGGACAACTATCTCGACCCGGCGAAGAAGATGCAGGAGCTCGCCAAGGACCAGGCGCTCGCGGTGGTGTTCATGCCGGCCGGGCCGCTGATCGAATACAATCCCGCCAAGGTGAAGGAGCCGCCAACCACACCGGCCGCGTTGCTCGCCTGGTGCAAGGCGAACCCGAACAAGCTCGTCTATGCGCGCCCGGCGAACTCCGGCCCCGGCCGCACGTTCCTGATGGGCCTGCCCTACATGCTCGGCGACAAGGACCCGAAAGATCCGGTCAACGGCTGGGAGAAGACCTGGGCCTACCTGAAGGACCTCAACTCCTGCATCGAGTACTACCCGACCGGCACCGGCATCGTGATGAAGGAGCTGGGCGAAGGCACGCGCGACATGACCGTGACGATGAGCGGCTGGGACATCAACCCGCGCGCGCTCGGCGTCGTGCCGAAGGAGTACAAGGTCGCGCCGTTCGACAACATGACCTGGGTGAACGACACCCAGTTCCTGATGGTGCCGAAGGGCATCACCGGCGAGAAGCTCGATGTGGTGCTCGACCTGATCAAGTTCCTGCTCGAGCCGCAGCAGCAGGCGATGACCTATGACAAGGGCTACTTCTATCCCGGCCCGGCGGTGAAGAACGTGCCGCTGTCGATGGCGCCGAAGGAGAGCCAGGACGTGATCAAGGAATACGGCCGCGACGAGTACGCGGGCTGGATCGCAAAATTCCCGCACGCACAGCCGCTCGATTCCAAGCAGATGGTCGATGCGTTCCGTATCTGGGATCAGCAGGTCGGCGCGGCGAAGACGAAGTAA
- a CDS encoding ABC transporter ATP-binding protein, translating to MTSNFKELRLAAVSRHFDNPSGQRVAALHELTLTIKRGEFICLLGPSGCGKTTALNCIAGLLPVTGGTISLDERRIDLLPPEKRGFGMVFQNYALFPHMTVRKNVAFGLMMRGTPKDEMAQRVARAFQLVQLTGHEDKLPGQLSGGQQQRVAIARAIVIEPPLLLMDEPLSNLDAKLRLEMRAEIRRIHRELGRTTIYVTHDQDEALSLADRIVVMKDGLVQQVAGPEEVYAQPANLHVARFMGYRNVVTLKAGARNGARVTLEGQGLGIEGTAKQDLTGPQATVAIRPEDISIGAGRNAIDGKVETVEYGGHESLVDVRAGDNVLFHVRTGTRVQAGDAVKLTVAPERVLVYPAESGA from the coding sequence ATGACCTCGAACTTCAAAGAACTCCGCCTCGCCGCCGTTTCGCGGCACTTCGACAACCCGAGCGGGCAGCGCGTCGCGGCGCTGCATGAGTTGACGCTCACCATCAAGCGCGGCGAATTTATTTGTCTGCTGGGCCCTTCGGGCTGCGGCAAGACCACCGCGCTCAACTGCATCGCGGGCCTTCTTCCGGTCACCGGCGGCACCATCTCGCTCGACGAGCGCCGCATCGACCTGCTGCCGCCCGAGAAGCGCGGCTTCGGCATGGTGTTCCAGAACTACGCGCTGTTCCCGCACATGACGGTCCGCAAGAACGTCGCGTTCGGGCTGATGATGCGCGGCACGCCGAAGGACGAGATGGCGCAACGCGTCGCGCGCGCGTTCCAGCTGGTGCAGCTCACCGGTCACGAGGACAAGCTGCCGGGCCAGCTCTCCGGCGGGCAGCAGCAGCGCGTCGCGATCGCACGCGCGATCGTGATCGAGCCGCCACTGCTGCTGATGGACGAGCCGCTGTCAAACCTCGACGCGAAGCTGCGGCTGGAAATGCGCGCGGAAATCCGCCGCATCCATCGCGAGCTCGGCCGCACCACCATTTACGTCACGCACGACCAGGACGAGGCGCTTTCGCTCGCCGACCGCATTGTGGTGATGAAGGACGGCCTGGTGCAGCAGGTCGCCGGTCCGGAAGAAGTCTACGCACAGCCCGCAAACCTGCACGTCGCGCGCTTCATGGGCTATCGCAACGTGGTCACGCTGAAGGCCGGCGCGCGCAACGGCGCGCGCGTCACGCTGGAGGGCCAGGGTCTCGGCATCGAAGGCACCGCGAAACAGGATTTGACCGGGCCGCAGGCTACAGTCGCGATCCGCCCGGAGGATATTTCCATCGGCGCTGGCCGGAATGCGATCGACGGCAAGGTCGAGACCGTCGAATACGGTGGCCATGAGTCGCTCGTCGATGTGCGCGCCGGCGACAACGTCCTGTTCCACGTCCGGACGGGAACGCGCGTGCAGGCCGGCGATGCGGTCAAGCTGACGGTCGCGCCCGAGCGCGTGCTCGTCTATCCGGCCGAGAGCGGCGCATGA
- a CDS encoding sugar ABC transporter permease — protein MSALAARLKPDPALLLVAPAVIFLLLFFIYPFGYGFVLSFTPAEGDWLANYRKFFSDEHLWRTVIITFQLSLPVTILNVGLALPIAFQLRRKTRYQRWVTTLLVIPITLGTVLIAEGMLTYFGPRGWLSQFLQLLHIYDGPIRLTHNFAGVVISLAISGFPFCFLLMLSYVTGIDPTLARAAATLGAGPFQQFRQIYLPLLMPGLAITFCLAFVQAFSVFPSAVLVGAPSGPTRVISLAAYEAAFEQYDYSMASAVAMIMGFAQLIVVVIVLALRRSLYRGPVGGGKG, from the coding sequence ATGAGCGCGCTGGCGGCGCGGCTCAAGCCCGACCCGGCGCTGCTGCTGGTCGCGCCCGCGGTCATCTTTCTGTTGCTCTTCTTCATCTATCCGTTCGGCTACGGCTTCGTGCTGTCGTTCACGCCCGCCGAAGGCGACTGGCTCGCCAACTACCGCAAGTTCTTCTCCGACGAGCATCTGTGGCGCACCGTCATCATCACGTTCCAGCTCTCCCTGCCGGTGACCATCCTCAACGTCGGCCTCGCGCTCCCGATCGCGTTTCAGCTGCGCCGCAAAACCCGCTACCAGCGCTGGGTCACGACGCTGCTGGTCATCCCGATCACGCTCGGCACGGTGCTGATCGCCGAAGGCATGCTCACCTATTTCGGCCCGCGCGGCTGGCTCTCGCAGTTCCTGCAGCTGCTGCACATCTACGACGGCCCGATCCGGCTCACCCACAACTTCGCCGGCGTGGTGATTTCCTTGGCGATCTCGGGCTTTCCGTTCTGCTTCCTGCTGATGCTCTCTTACGTCACCGGCATCGACCCGACGCTCGCGCGTGCAGCAGCGACTCTCGGTGCGGGTCCTTTCCAGCAATTCCGCCAGATCTATCTGCCGCTGCTGATGCCGGGGCTCGCCATTACGTTCTGCCTCGCCTTCGTGCAGGCCTTCTCGGTGTTCCCGTCCGCCGTGCTGGTCGGCGCGCCCTCGGGACCGACGCGCGTGATTTCGCTTGCCGCCTATGAGGCGGCGTTCGAGCAGTACGACTACTCGATGGCCTCTGCGGTGGCGATGATCATGGGCTTCGCGCAGCTCATTGTGGTGGTGATCGTGCTGGCGCTGCGGCGCTCGCTCTATCGCGGTCCGGTGGGCGGAGGCAAAGGATGA
- a CDS encoding ABC transporter permease has product MNARAHWFYRAWSGLLLGLMAFFIVNIALMVASVATNSIARRWLGTWLPDGYTTNWYAAAWKEFQLGDVLWVTAEVVLAVVVLSIVIGVPAAYALARKNFAGKNLVMLLFILPLIIPPITYGIPMATVMYQAHLGGTLWGVILSNLVPALPFVILVMTPFIEQIDPTLESAARVFGAGTLRIFWHVLTPLLMPGILAASLLVLVRTIAMFELTFLTAGPDSQTLVVALYYAVFAAGVRAPQSVDAMAIVYMALTMVWLLIALRFVNPTQLVSRVKEQQTAGAH; this is encoded by the coding sequence ATGAACGCGCGGGCGCACTGGTTCTATCGCGCCTGGAGCGGGCTGCTGCTCGGCCTGATGGCGTTCTTCATCGTTAATATCGCGCTGATGGTCGCCTCGGTTGCGACGAATTCGATCGCGCGGCGCTGGCTCGGCACCTGGCTGCCCGACGGCTACACGACCAACTGGTATGCGGCCGCGTGGAAGGAATTCCAGCTCGGCGATGTGCTGTGGGTCACGGCGGAAGTCGTGCTCGCCGTCGTGGTGCTGTCGATCGTGATCGGCGTGCCGGCGGCGTACGCGCTCGCGCGCAAGAATTTCGCCGGCAAGAACCTGGTGATGCTGCTGTTCATCCTGCCGCTGATCATCCCGCCGATCACCTACGGGATCCCGATGGCGACCGTGATGTATCAGGCGCATCTCGGCGGCACGTTGTGGGGCGTGATCCTGTCCAACCTCGTGCCGGCGCTGCCGTTCGTCATTCTCGTCATGACGCCGTTCATCGAGCAGATCGACCCGACGCTCGAATCCGCCGCGCGGGTGTTCGGCGCCGGCACGCTGCGCATCTTCTGGCATGTGCTGACGCCCTTGCTGATGCCGGGGATTCTCGCCGCATCATTGCTGGTGCTGGTGCGCACCATCGCGATGTTCGAACTGACTTTCCTCACCGCCGGGCCGGACTCGCAGACGCTGGTGGTCGCGCTCTATTACGCGGTGTTCGCCGCCGGCGTGCGCGCGCCGCAGTCGGTCGACGCGATGGCGATCGTCTACATGGCGCTGACGATGGTGTGGCTGTTGATCGCGCTGCGCTTCGTCAATCCGACGCAGCTGGTCAGCCGCGTCAAGGAGCAGCAGACCGCGGGCGCGCATTGA